TAAACTGATTGATAAATAAaggaaaattcttttgaaaacaGTTTTTAGAAAAGCTACTTAACACTTCTTCACTGTCATACTGAAATAATATTAGCCAAAGATAGCCAGAAAAGATTTGGAGTTCGACATACCAACGATGAGTGTAGTCCCTGAAATTAGTACCTGAAATTGACATTGGTCCAATATTTAATCTTGACTTTAGTGCCTGTCAATTTGATCCTATGTTTTCCAATTATGAATCCATTTAGTCCTTGAGTTTGATGCCTATCAATTAATTTGGTTCCTAACGAACTAAATTGATTGATTGTTGTCAAATTCAGGAattggttttcttttttcataattttagggGCTACATTAATTGGTGAATGAAATTTTAGCAACTAATTTGTTGTATTACTCATCTTTTAGCatacttataattttaacatacttataaatatgattaaacCAAAGTGTGCTTGAATTAGTGGGACTTTATTCAAGggaggtgattttttttattggctaatgttagttgttagtttgttatattttgttAGTGGGGGGATTTGAATCCACGACctctccctttcttcttctcccttcAATTACCAAGCCAACCTTATAATTTCATGGGAGATGATTTGTGACTTCTGTTTTCTGAAGGAAAATCAGGTAGTTCATTTTATAGAGTAGATGTAAACTACTTTAACTGTTAGCCTCatctaattttaatatagttaCTATGCTATTTGTAATGAAAGCATTTTTAATATGAATTGTTCTGCAAAGATGCCATCCACAATTTAAAAGCTTACATGTACATCATAATAAATCTATTTGGCTGAAACCCAACTCTAATACTTGGGAATTACTTGTAACAACCAGCATGATTTCTTTGACTGTGCTATATTTCTTCCCGGTCCTGACTTGAACCATTTTGATCTTATTTCATTTGCTTGAAAGATCATGGCCAGAGAATACGAGGGATGTGCAGTGGGAATTGACCTTGGCACAACTTACTCGTGTGTTGCAGTGTGGCTGGAGCAGCACTGTCGAGTGGAGATCATCCACAATGACCAAGGCAACAATACCACCCCTTCTTGTGTTGCTTTCACAGACCATCAAAGGTTGATTGGTGAAGCTGCTAAAAACCAGGCTGCTACCAACCCAGAGAACACTGTGTTTGgtaagttttctatttttatccgtgctttcttttaaaaatttgaagtttaagaTTTCTCCTAGACTTTTAGTTGGACAAATGAATGATcagaattttttaaacttttgtagATGCTAAGAGGTTGATTGGTAGGAAATTTAGTGACCCTGTtattcaaaaagataaaatgttgTGGCCGTTCAAGATTGTTGCTGGTATTAATGACAAACCCATGATTTCCCTTAATTACAAGGGCCAGGAGAAACACCTTTTAGCCGAGGAAGTATCATCTATGGTCCTCACAAAGATGCGGGAGATTGCAGAGGCATATTTGGAAACACCTGTAAAAAATGCAGTGGTTACTGTGCCTGCTTATTTCAATGACTCACAACGTAAAGCCACCATAGATGCTGGTTCTATTGCAGGCCTGAATGTTATGCGGATAATCAATGAACCTACTGCTGCAGCTATTGCATATGGGCTTGACAAGAGAACTAATTGTGTTGGAGAGCGAAGCATCTTCATCTTTGACCTTGGTGGTGGTACTTTTGACGTGTCTCTCCTCATAATTAAGGATAAGGTCTTCCGAGTTAAGGCCACTGCAGGAAACACTCACCTTGGAGGGGAGGACTTTGACAACAGAATGGTGAACTACTTTGTACAAGAGTTCAAGAGGAAGAACAAAGTTGACATTAGTGGGAATGCAAGAGCCCTAAGGAGGTTGAGAAGTGCATGCGAGAGGGCAAAAAGGATACTCTCGTATGCAGTGACTACCAACATTGAGGTAGATGCTTTATTCCAGGGCATTGACTTTTGCTCCTCAATCACCCGTGCAAAATTTGAGGAAATCAATATGGAGCTCTTTGAAGAGTGTATGGAAACAGTAGATAGGTGTCTTTCTGATGCCAACATGGACAAGAGCAGTGTACATGATGTTGTCCTTGTTGGTGGTTCTTCTAGGATTCCAAAAGTGCAGGAGCTATTGCAGGACTTCTTCAATGGGAAGATTCTGTGCAAGAGCATCAACCCTGACGAGGCTGTTGCTTATGGTGCAGCTGTGCAGGCTGCTTTGTTGAGTAAAGGCATTGTGAATGTTCCAGACTTGGTCCTGTTGGATATTACACCTCTGTCTCTTGGTATATCGCTAAAAGGAGATCTCATGAGTGTGGTGATTCCTAGAAATACTACCATTCCTGTAAAGACGACAGAAACATACTCTACAGCTGTAGATAACCAATCTGCTGTCCTGATTGAGGTTTATGAGGGTGAGAGAACAAGAGCCAGTGATAACAATTTGCTGGGTTTTTTTAGGCTTTCTGGCATTCCTCCTGTTCCTCGTAACCATCTTGTGTATATTTGCTTTGCCATAGATGAAAATGGTATTCTATCTGTTTCTGCCGAGGAAAAAAGCACTGGCAATAAGAATGAGATTACCATAACCAATGACAAAGAAAGGTTATCAaccaaagaaattaaaagaatgatTCAAGAAGCTGAGTATTACCAGGCTGAAGATAAGAAATTCCTTAGGAAGGCCAAAGCAATGAATGATTTGGATTGTTACGTTTACAAGATCAAGAATGCTTTAAAGCAAAAGGATATCAGCTCAAAGCTTTGCTCAAAAGAAAAGGAGGATGTTAGTTCTGCAATTACAAGAGCTACAGATTTGCTTGAAGGTAATAACCAGCAGGATGACATAGCTGTGTTTGAGGATAATCTGAAAGAGCTTGAGAGCATCATTGAACGCATGAAGGCCATGGGCAAAATTGTTTAGTTGTTGTTCAGTTGTAATTTCCTGTGGTGTTAACTTAGAATTTTGTGTGTGATAAATGCAAACTTTCATGATTGATGTTGAGCTAAAATAGCTGAAGTTTGATAACTTTGCAGAGGATGTGTTCTTAAAATTATTGCTATTATTGACTTGAGCACTTAACATTTCTGATTGATCCTTTGACTCCTTCCATGCCAACAGCTAACTTGTTTTGCATAATGTGTTGGGCTCTTGAGtacatctcatttttctttaGCTAATTCTAGAGTTGAGATTTTTAGACCAGTggtggtggttttttttttttttttttctttctcggCTTTAGACCAGAGGTGTTGATAGAAACTATTTTTCTCACCTTAGTTCACACTCTTGTTTTATTGATGAACGATTTGGAGTATTTTAACAAAGGTAAGatgtaattttgttaaaaatagttgttttaaaataagtgaGAGGGTTATgtttatttaaaagtaaaaataattaaatcttaacTTTTAGATTttacacaaataataaaaactaaagcaTAGACATGCTGTAATTTTTTAACTAGTCCTgtacatttaattaaattttaattttgactatCAAGATATATATACATTCTTACACACGTATAAAGGGGACATATTTAGTCAAAGAGtgagagaaattaattttagtcaCATATAATATACTATagctaaaattgatttaataattttaatcttttttaaaagcaaAGTGAATGCTACTGATAGATCCAAATTTACCTTGAAGTTGCTCTTATTGGTAGACCGTACAGCAAAACAGCTAAGAATAATAATGAAGAAATCAAGCTTTCGATATCGCTAAGTAATTCATAATCAACATGGCTATAATATAACATATCCCTTTCCAAACGATCAACTTATGATTTAAAGTAAttcatttgatttaatttttttataagtatctTTATAACATATATTTACTCTAACTTTTGTAGGGTCAACCACATCCTAAGACAAGACCCTctcactttttgtttttttacaaccacatgttaaaaaaatatttcatatgcagtaaaaaaaaatcgtatTAATGAGGGCCAATTATCTATACCTATACatgtttgaaaagaaaaattggggGGACCGTGGCTCCCCCACCCCTGAAATGCTCCGTCACTGCATACACACacgtttgaaaaaaatatttattaattgttaatttctcatttttttatttttattagaaattcatgttattttttttcatttttaaggcttaaataaaattttaaactatctcatttttaagtcatattttttttttaaaattgttgaaattaAGTTCTTTTTCCTAAAATTTTGTCCAATGATCaatgaaaatgtaaagaaagtATCACTTGATTTGAATAaatttgtaaatgaaaaaatatcaaatgtttgaatgaaaatgtaagaaataaaatggattcattcatattttttgattcgactatatatatatatatatatatatatatatatatatatatatatatatatatatatatatatattcctttgATAATCTATGCAAATCAATCATCCGTCACATTAAAAGTTGCATTTCTATCCAGTGGACAAAATGTGCACTACGAAGTGAGAAactcaattttaatatttaaaaaaatcataaattgagtaatccataaataatttaaatatgtgtTGTGATCATAATAGCGATATGTCAATTAATCAAAtctataatgattaaaaacaatAGGATATAAGAGTTTGTTTGGTGTGCCGTGCATAATATAAGAgtatatataactaatttaatttctgaatttgtattttgttattatttattttaatctctaaaactaaaaaaattcaattatgtctctaaatttttttatagagtttcatttaaatctttaaaataatatatttttctcattttgatcCCTAAAGTACTCTTTAGAGGCaggcttttttgttttttttaagaccATATATGCCCAATTTGCGAAAACTTAGATTTCCTATTAAGTAAGGATCGATGACGATAATTGAACACATACCAGCTAAGCCAATATTTATAAAGTTTagactatttataattattgaaagttgaaacaccTGATATGAATGCCACGTACCAGTCAAGCCTAtctcaaaaaaagaaagttaagcCTATATAATGCCCCGCATAAGCTGAACATACActttaataatgtaaatttaatGCATTGTCCCAACTTAACCTATGGCTAGTTTTTACGTAGATATAATAGTTAATTACTTTATACAATTTGAACGTGACGTACTATATATGTCGCTCGGTTGGATTATAATCATaggaaaaatatcataatttaaaatatgcataCAAAGGATAATTTTGAAAGACAAGAAGTTGAAACACGCGTTTGCCAGTCATACAATAAAAGAAACTACAGGAAATGTGGATTGTAGAATCATATCGCAATTCGTAACCACATTTCTATGAAATGGGGTTCCTAGCTAGTGAGAAGAACACAAAATCATATACCAATTAGTTGAGGACACATCTGTTGTAAATGTTTGGAAAGATAACGATATTAACTCAATTTCTGCGcaaatgcatgaattgatataaattattattttctgaaaGAAAAGTGCTTGTAAAAAAGATTAATGTCATCTCATAAAATATAGAACGCATGAAAATGCTGCTGAACTTTCCCGTAAGTTGTCATCGATCACCAATATGTACAAGTTAAATGCAATTTTTAAGCCAATTCACCTGTTTTCAATGCAACGCAGTTACATTATTTGTACATCGaacaattatcaattaatattatatttgatatatttaaattttatctcacATCCTTTTTATCTTCTCCATAtacattcatataaaaaatgctctctcaaaatatatattgaaaagaatattgtCTCCACTTTAGCGGTAAAGAAAAAGTAAAGCAATTTTTACTGCCATGTAATTGTGATGGTTTTATATTATTACGTTTGACCAAGTTTTAGCTTAAAGATAACCACTACCATTACATAATTTCTGTAATTCAATACGACCATTTCTAATTCGTCCATAGATGTCAATTTTAAGCTTACCGTTTTAATTAGGTGAAAACTAACCTCAACATTCATATACCCATGCATGCTTGCGCGTCCAATTTAAAGGGAAAATCAccttctaaaatataaaatagtaaatgAAAAAAGTGTTACTTAGAAGGATCAGAAGCatctatcaaaacaaaaaagaaggatcAGAAGCAATAACAAGCTGAGTTACGCGTTTTCTGTCGTATCAAACAAGATACGGAAACAATATTAACCGACCTACCTTACTTTCCAAGTAACtagtattattttaaagaaacaaaGCCATTACTTGAACGTTTTGCCTATAAATAGTAATATTATGCGATGTTTATGAACAAAAAGGCAATTATAGACGTTTTTCCTATATAACAGTGGTATTTCTGGTACGTATTAATTTCTAATtcttattattcttattatctTCACAATAATCGTAGAGTTTACTTCTTTTGTTCTTTCACATCTTTGAACTGTATCTATTGAATCTCCTGTTATATCTGGTCACAGTTGAATTATGTAGtttgttaatttataatatatatatatatatatatatatatatatatatatatatatatatatatatatatatatatatatatatatatctcaaaATTTCCAATATTTTTGCATTTGAATTTTGACCATTACATTGATTTTCTAATCTTgtttttccttcaatttcaaCAGAATTtacatatattcacacacttgtCCTTGATTTCATCACAATCAAAAGTCACAAGATCGAGATATGGAAATGAGTACTAAGAAGGGTTGTCCAAGCCATGCACAACCAATGCAACTGAAGCCACCAGGTGCACCATTCAAATGCAGTGGATGTAAACAAATGGGGTTAGGATGCAGTTACCACTGCGAAAGCAGCAACTGCAGTTACACCCTCCATGAAGAGTGTGCGAAAGCTGTTTCTCTAGCCTTCCATTCCTTTTTCCCCAAGAGCGATTTCGAGTTTCATGAGAAAGCACCGGGGAACCGCACTAGGTATTGTGATGGCTGTGGAAAAGATGTGCTGGGGTTTGTGTACCACTGCTCTACCACAGGATATGACCTACATCCATGCTGCTTGAAGCTGAAACATAGCCTTTCTGATGAAGAAGGGCGCGTGACGCTTGAACTGTGCCAGAAGGTTCCCTCCAAGTGTGGGAAGTGTAAGCATAGGAATGTTGTGGAGGGAGTTAAAGGGTGGTCTTATGTGTCTTCTGGGGGGAATTATTGTTACCATGTGTCGTGTGTGAAGGAACTGATTTTTGAGAATTGGAAGAGGGGTTATTTCTCTCAAGAAACAAATTCAACTGGGATGCGTAGTGATAGCGAGAACACTCAAATTGCACTGAGAAGCATGGCGATGGTGCAAAGTGGAAGAAggtcaagaagaatcaagaagTACACTAAGATTGCTGTGTTGGTGTTCAAGTTAGTAGTTTCAGCTATTTTTGGAAATCCTATATCTGCCATTGCTGCCCTTGTGGAAGCCCTTGTTTCTGATTGATCAGGATatcctacattttttttttgttgggcaGAACTTAGATATAGCTacttaattagttatttatagTGTTATTCTTCGatcaaaattagaattttacctcaataatttaattatgctGATGtttagcataattttttttattgagttgaAACTCCAGTTTTTATTGTTAAACATCACTAAAAGCACACCAGTTAAAAGTAGTTGTATATAGCTAGGTTTTGTCTTTTGTTTGTTGCTGTTTGCTTTTTTAATAGTTACTGTAAGGTGTtgctgtttttttcttttttttttttttggtcactTTTAAGTGTTGCAGTTTGACATTAATGGTACGACCGGAGTTGTTCAATTATGAACTTCTTCGAAATTTAATTGTAAAGAGGCatataattttcctttcttctttatttCCCCCTCCAGTCGTTTTCAATGTATAGCTCCAGCGGCAGTTGTAAACTTACGTTCAATTATTAAATGAATGCACaattcttgaaaaaaattagaattatttgaattagctaaaataaaaatttaatcacaCAGGGTCAGTCAGGGACACGGATCTAGAAATTTATTAAAGAAGggatgaatttttttcttcttttataattatttaaatatttaaattttaataaataacaatttttaagtattttattatttttacgcaaaaaagtaaaattaatttttattttaattagttaataaataaaattaaaataataataaccttaaccattataataataacaaatacacaattaattttaattatataattttacattagttaTCATCCTAACTATTccataataacaaaaatcacACATCTACTATTATACAATCTTACATAACttaactttaattattattataataacaacatacataattaattttacataattttatacaaatcaatatatatatatatatatgaacgaAAAGTCCAAAAGAGGGGAGCCTCCTTAACCGCCCCCTCTAAGGTTATATATATTGGCtttgttttgaaagaaaaaaatgtgctTGAAATTTGGCAGGTCATGTATAGCAAACATAATGGAAGCTTAATTGTCGTCGAGGCACACCGGTTGGTTTTTATAAGGATTAATTGTACTTTTAGTTTCTTGAGTAGTGtgtaattgtgtaattttagtttttagattTCAGTTTTGTTGAATCAACTATTATAAATGTGTCATTTTAATGTCTAGATTTTAATTGTGTCAATTAGAAGGTTTTCTAGATAGCACACAAATTTGAATccctcaaaaaagaaaataaaagaagagggcatttaaaaattaaacacggACGTGGCATCTAGCATAGCAACTTCTTGGAAATTTGTCATTGACAAACATAATTTCTTCAACAATTCAGTCATTATCAATGTAGCTCCGGTGGTTTTGTGAAAGAAAATATGCATGAAAATGAAGAAGTTCATACACAGCAACTTCGTGGAAATTTGAtgttgcacttttttttttcttgtgtgtcACCAATTCAGCCATTCTCAATTTAGCTACAGAGAAAGTGCTGCATGCATGACATTTGATATGATGtaaaataagcaataaataTTAACGCTGTAATCAGCTAGCAAAGAATCTGGTGTAAATAGTGACGTAATACTACCGTATCATAGAAGATATAGTTTCAGTATATCTGTCAAATTGATCATGCAGAATATACAATAGTTATGACAGGCTAATTATTAAGCATATATTTAGCTTATGTCCAGGAGTAATAGTATGAGTAATTGTAGTTTCACTAAAGTGTAACCTCATGTATATATTCTGATCATTCTCGATGAATAATCCTTGGGAGATTGATATCGTTACAATAAACCAGCAGGCTAAATTTTGAATCATCAATCCATTACCATCACAATTTGGTATCACCAGgccacaaaaatttaaaaagacttaaaataatactaaacattaatttttatattatttttctaattttttgagtcataaaatcatttattaatggtttttaatttttatatatattaatcttcttgcctttttatttaatttttcaaaaaccgagtCCTATTTCGGGTTTGATATTTTACTACAATactaaaaagcaaaagaaaaaaaaagagaaaataatgaatttatttattgcaAAAATTTGTTATCAATTATCTACTTTAACCCTTTACTTTAAGTATTCAAAAGAATatgatgatgaaaataaaagagagaaaaaatgatgGGATGAacgagaaaaatattttttttcctatgaagTTTATAAAATAGGCAGCCAACCTACgcccccatatatatatatataaaagaatgttTGATTCTATGGGATAAtttcatttgataattatatagttattcatttcaaaaatattaaatgatattatttaattcaattaataactaaaataaatattattctatCAGGTAAATCATGTAAAtagattgtattttatttttcaatctatTAGAGctaatttattattctattaaacacaaacaattttatttttaagaatttttattcttaatcaattatttcattcatcttttagcatttttaataataattgtaatattGTTTAATAACATACTAcgaaaaatgattaattagtttatttcatTCCTTTGTAGTACTTTTTAGTtaagaatataaatttttagaTGATATGTATTAAGCTATATTAGTTTTATAGAACACGGGTACATtcatgtaattaaaaattataagaatggaatataaaaaatattaaattcatgaatcatatatatttaaatattaagtgataaaaatatgttcaaatgtaaaataatatttgaagtttcaacaataaaaaaatgatcccTTAAAATTAACGGtctagaataaaatttataatatatttatctacGCATTTTTAGTGATGATTTTTGTGGTAGGCtatgtcattattttttcttgtagtAGTGATAGAAATAttagattttataataataatagtaataaatgctatttttttttccaatttgtaGTTAGCAATTAATTATTATCGCCGAAAATAACTCAAGCTAGCTCCCCTGCtttctattttaataataaatttatctcttattaatttactattatattaaaaagatagACTTTATATTTGCAAAAATGACTTGTGTATCATTAGGATAACTTTATCTAATTATCCTTTTTATAACCTTGAAAATACATTCCAGAACTTAACatataaa
This region of Glycine max cultivar Williams 82 chromosome 7, Glycine_max_v4.0, whole genome shotgun sequence genomic DNA includes:
- the LOC102667572 gene encoding heat shock 70 kDa protein 4 — translated: MAREYEGCAVGIDLGTTYSCVAVWLEQHCRVEIIHNDQGNNTTPSCVAFTDHQRLIGEAAKNQAATNPENTVFDAKRLIGRKFSDPVIQKDKMLWPFKIVAGINDKPMISLNYKGQEKHLLAEEVSSMVLTKMREIAEAYLETPVKNAVVTVPAYFNDSQRKATIDAGSIAGLNVMRIINEPTAAAIAYGLDKRTNCVGERSIFIFDLGGGTFDVSLLIIKDKVFRVKATAGNTHLGGEDFDNRMVNYFVQEFKRKNKVDISGNARALRRLRSACERAKRILSYAVTTNIEVDALFQGIDFCSSITRAKFEEINMELFEECMETVDRCLSDANMDKSSVHDVVLVGGSSRIPKVQELLQDFFNGKILCKSINPDEAVAYGAAVQAALLSKGIVNVPDLVLLDITPLSLGISLKGDLMSVVIPRNTTIPVKTTETYSTAVDNQSAVLIEVYEGERTRASDNNLLGFFRLSGIPPVPRNHLVYICFAIDENGILSVSAEEKSTGNKNEITITNDKERLSTKEIKRMIQEAEYYQAEDKKFLRKAKAMNDLDCYVYKIKNALKQKDISSKLCSKEKEDVSSAITRATDLLEGNNQQDDIAVFEDNLKELESIIERMKAMGKIV
- the LOC102667953 gene encoding uncharacterized protein; the encoded protein is MEMSTKKGCPSHAQPMQLKPPGAPFKCSGCKQMGLGCSYHCESSNCSYTLHEECAKAVSLAFHSFFPKSDFEFHEKAPGNRTRYCDGCGKDVLGFVYHCSTTGYDLHPCCLKLKHSLSDEEGRVTLELCQKVPSKCGKCKHRNVVEGVKGWSYVSSGGNYCYHVSCVKELIFENWKRGYFSQETNSTGMRSDSENTQIALRSMAMVQSGRRSRRIKKYTKIAVLVFKLVVSAIFGNPISAIAALVEALVSD